The proteins below come from a single Chryseobacterium nepalense genomic window:
- a CDS encoding sugar kinase codes for MGKILTFGEIIMRLSPPGNRTMKQSHEMEFFFGGTELNVASSLAIMGCEVKHVSSVSDDFVGESALSFVKSVGIDTNFISKNEHPLGLYFLEVGSAVRASRIAYNRLNGSFANIEAGNINWKKALEGCDYFHWTGISPGISEAAYEALKEGLETAREMGIEITTDPAYRSNLWKYGKKGNEVLKELVSLSTIFIGGTNEINEILGTQFSSDQNGFLEACEELKKQCPSIHKIFDKIRIGVTASSQQTQGRALVNGNYFETELLEVNPVVDRIGTGDAFAAGLIYGLQNFDDEKALNFANAACAIKHTILGDINYSSAEDILEVMGGNSGGRIKR; via the coding sequence ATGGGTAAAATACTTACTTTCGGTGAAATCATCATGCGGCTTTCGCCACCCGGAAACAGAACCATGAAGCAAAGTCACGAAATGGAATTCTTTTTTGGCGGAACGGAGCTTAATGTAGCGTCATCACTGGCGATAATGGGTTGTGAGGTTAAACATGTCAGCAGTGTTTCCGATGATTTTGTAGGGGAGTCAGCACTTTCTTTTGTAAAAAGCGTTGGAATTGATACCAATTTTATTTCTAAAAACGAACATCCTTTAGGTTTATATTTTTTAGAAGTAGGATCGGCGGTTCGAGCAAGCAGAATTGCATACAACAGGTTAAACGGTTCTTTTGCGAATATTGAAGCCGGGAATATCAACTGGAAGAAAGCTTTGGAAGGTTGTGATTATTTTCACTGGACAGGAATCAGCCCCGGAATTTCAGAAGCAGCGTATGAGGCACTGAAAGAAGGTCTTGAAACTGCCCGTGAAATGGGAATCGAGATTACAACGGATCCTGCTTATCGTTCCAATCTTTGGAAATATGGTAAAAAAGGAAATGAAGTGTTGAAAGAACTGGTTTCCCTGTCAACAATTTTCATCGGAGGAACCAATGAAATCAACGAAATTCTGGGAACTCAGTTTTCATCAGATCAAAACGGATTTCTGGAAGCATGTGAAGAATTAAAAAAACAGTGTCCTTCCATTCATAAAATTTTCGATAAAATAAGAATTGGTGTTACAGCGAGTTCTCAGCAAACGCAGGGAAGAGCTCTGGTTAACGGAAATTATTTTGAAACAGAATTACTGGAAGTAAATCCTGTAGTCGACAGGATTGGAACAGGTGACGCTTTTGCAGCAGGCTTAATTTATGGCTTACAAAATTTCGATGACGAAAAAGCACTGAATTTTGCCAACGCCGCGTGTGCCATCAAACACACCATTTTAGGAGATATCAATTACAGCAGTGCAGAAGATATCCTTGAAGTAATGGGCGGAAATTCAGGAGGAAGAATAAAAAGGTAA
- the eda gene encoding bifunctional 4-hydroxy-2-oxoglutarate aldolase/2-dehydro-3-deoxy-phosphogluconate aldolase, with translation MTKIQTVTNAIINQGILPLYYNADETVTLDILRSLYKAGIRAVEYTSRGEDALRNFTKMIEIRNAEMPEMLLGIGTIKNLQQAEEYYKAGADFFISPGFVAEVAEFLIPKDILYSPGCMTPTEIIEAENSGVTFIKLFPGNALGAGFMSAIRDVFPNLKFMPTGGVDTTKENIESWFKAGVSAVGMGSKLVSKELMAAKDYATIENETKKVLDIIQALK, from the coding sequence ATGACAAAAATACAAACCGTTACCAACGCCATCATTAATCAGGGAATTTTACCGCTGTATTATAATGCTGATGAAACGGTGACTTTAGATATACTGAGATCACTTTATAAAGCGGGAATCCGTGCAGTAGAATATACAAGCCGTGGTGAAGATGCATTGAGAAATTTCACTAAAATGATTGAAATCCGTAATGCAGAAATGCCGGAGATGCTTTTAGGAATCGGAACCATAAAAAATTTGCAACAAGCCGAAGAATACTATAAGGCAGGTGCAGATTTTTTCATTAGTCCAGGATTTGTAGCGGAAGTTGCAGAATTTCTAATTCCAAAAGATATCTTGTATAGTCCAGGCTGTATGACGCCAACTGAGATTATTGAAGCTGAAAATTCGGGGGTAACTTTCATTAAATTATTTCCAGGAAACGCTTTAGGAGCAGGGTTTATGAGTGCCATTAGAGATGTTTTTCCAAATCTGAAATTTATGCCGACCGGTGGAGTTGATACTACGAAGGAAAACATTGAAAGCTGGTTCAAAGCCGGTGTTTCTGCAGTGGGAATGGGAAGCAAGCTGGTAAGCAAAGAACTTATGGCTGCTAAAGATTACGCAACCATTGAAAATGAAACAAAGAAAGTTCTGGATATTATTCAGGCTTTAAAATAA